TTGCTTCCTCATAAAGGAAGAGCTTTAGGGTAACACTGACATCATTACTTATCCActgaagaactgagagttctctctttcttgtctctttttcttcttcagataTTCTGATGGCAAATCaaatggaaggaaagaggaagcatGACCACAGACTGGATCTGATCTCTTTGTGGATTACATTTTCAGTAAAATGTATGGATCTATCTTTTCCTTGTTCTTATATCTAGATCATGAGACTTGACTGAGACTGTCTCCTTATCCTCCATCCATCTATGGCGAACTATAGCCATGCAGCTGACAACATTTTGCAAAATCTCTCGCCTCTAACAGCCTTTCTGAAACTGACTTCCTTGGGTTTCATAATAGGAGTCAGTGTGGTGGGCAACCTTCTGATCTCCATTTTGCTAGTGAAAGATAAGACCTTGCATAGGGCTCCTTACTACTTCCTGCTGGATCTGTGCTGCTCAGACATCCTCAGATCTGcaatttgttttccatttgtaTTCAACTCTGTCAAAAATGGCTCTACCTGGACTTACGGGACTCTGACTTGCAAAGTGATTGCCTTTCTGGGGGTTTTGTCCTGTTTCCACACTGCCTTCATGCTCTTCTGCATCAGCGTCACCAGATACTTAGCCATCGCCCATCACCGCTTCTATACCAAGAGGCTGACCTTTTGGACGTGTTTGGCTGTGATCTGCATGGTGTGGACTCTGTCTGTGGCCATGGCATTCCCCCCAGTTTTAGATGTAGGCACCTACTCATTCATTAGAGAGGAGAATCAGTGCACCTTCCAACACCGCTCCTTCAGGGCTAACGATTCCCTAGGATTTATGCTGCTCCTCGCTCTGATCCTCCTAGCCACACAGCTTGTCTACCTCAAGCTGATATTTTTTGTCCACGATCGAAGGAAAATGAAGCCAGTCCAGTTTGTAGCAGCAGTGAGTCAGAACTGGACCTTTCATGGCCCTGGAGCTAGTGGCCAGGCAGCTGCCAATTGGCTAGCAGGATTTGGAAGGGGTCCCACGCCACCTACCTTGCTGGGCATCAGGCAAAATGCGAATACCACAGGCAGAAGACGGCTATTGGTCTTGGATGAGttcaaaatggagaaaagaatcaGCAGAATGTTCTATATAATGACTTTCCTCTTCCTAACCTTGTGGGGTCCCTACCTGGTGGCCTGTTATTGGAGAGTTTTTGCAAGAGGGCCTGTAGTACCAGGGGGATTTCTAACAGCCGCTGTCTGGATGAGTTTCGCCCAAGCAGGAATCAATCCCTTTGTCTGCATTTTCTCCAACAGGGAGCTGAGGCGCTCTTTCAGCACAACCCTTCTTTACTGCAGAAAATCCAGGTTACCAAGGGAACCTTACTGTGTTATATGAGGGAGCATCTGTAAATCTTTAGCCTTGTGAAACACTAACCCTCTCTGCTAAGCAATTGTGGCCTGTAGCCATGTCTTGAGAAGAAAATCAAGAATGGGATCAGCAGTTCTAAGGATTTGGGCAACATTCTGCAGTCTTTGCAATAGTTCACCTATAATCCTATTTTAAAATCTCAGAGTGATCCTGCTGACTGCTGGCGAAGGTTTGTAATTAAGAAAGGACAGAACCACTGCCCTAAGTTTCTTTCTGTGGGTGAACACTAGATAATGAAAGTAGCAGGTGCTAAGTATCAGTGCTAAATGCTGTGTATATCATTACAtatgaaaaaaacttaaaaaaacaattagcattggacattttaataaattaagtTGACATGAGGTTAATGTGTTGATAAAAGCTAATTTTAGAAGTTTGAAGACTTTAAAACATTTCatactatttttgttttgcaaAGACTACACTTTCTGGGGGACTTAACAGTACTGTAATTCTTAAAAGATGTGCCATGAATTATTGGGGGGTACAACACTTTAAACACGCCTTGTAAGTTTGGGGGAGCATTCCAAAGCAGTATATTGGTTCCAATTAGAGTTTACCttttttgtattaatatattGCTATTTCTAAATGCCACTTTCCTTCCCTACCAGTGAAATTGCTAGCATTGAACTGTATTATGTGTTTTTTGTtgattcagtaaaaaaaaaaaaaaaaaaaataagagtttccagtttgtttctattttacaaaTGCTAGATGTCTGTCTGGGAGGCAACATGAATGGAATCAACTAAGCAGAGATGAGCAGTTCTAAAAATGCAGAATAAACACGTGTTGCCTTAAAGGGTTAGCTAGTATCCTTCATCTTCTTTAGCAGTGGAGCAAATAGTCAAGAGGCATTGGATCAGTAACCGGCCCTGGCTATTCATTGGAAGTGCATGGAAGAGCATTGaatacttcctcctcttccctcacgTGGTTTGGAAATTAAGGTGCACACCATTAAGATAATGAGATTTTCTTCTGAGGTGTGCTACCCCTTCTAGTGTGTTCTAAGAAGCAGACAGTTGATATGTGTTTATATTGTAAGTCAGCTGTCAGGGGATCCCACAGCCTTAGTATGACATCTGGCACAATTTGTGAAGCATTTATTGTATGGAAGGCACAGTCTTCTTTATACTTTCTGCACATTCAGTGTATTGTTCCTTTAAATTCTTTCAGTTTTTACTTGTGAAAGCTTATAATATGATTTCTGGTATTTTAGAAATACATTAGATTCTGTGAGTCTCATTCTTTAAGATACAGATGTGTGAACTTCAATATAAAGTTGCATTTGCCAAAATTTATCTGTGTAGCCTGTTAATTTTCGTggaataaattttacatttttggcatataatttttatttaatctagCATACAAGCACAAACCAGATAAATTTGCTTtataatcaattttatttttgtagctaCTATATTCTGAAACTAGAAATATATGAATGACAGCAGAAAGCTGACTTAATAGTTAAAATCATTATTGAGTAGCTTTTCAAATccatacttttatttattattatatgcaaGTAGTATTTACAAATGAGCACATGTCTAATGGTTTGGTttggaattttaatataattattgcATTTTAGCATACAGTCAAAATTTTGAGTTCTAAATCTGTTACTTGTAAGAATGGCTTGTAGGCTCAGTATTACAAAGCCAGAGTTAAGTTGCCATAACTTCTGTTGGCTTTCCATAGTTTTTGGAgggatgtttatttgtttgttttgcttttgtatatGAAAAAATAAGGTTAAGAACCTaatgaaacaggatttctcattGATATGGTACTTCTATAAACAGgattttaatataaatagaaaaaaacaactgaaaaattTCAATGTCTATGCAACTATTGAGTTTTTGCTCAAGCCATTACTAGTGAGCAGTCTAACCTCATGTCTACACCAAAGCTGATTTGATCTGGGACAAAATTTAATGCACAGCAGTGAGGTGGATCTAGCAATAAAAGCTCCTTGTTGGTACTAAAACCactaccaaaaacaaaataaaaacaatagtaCCAAAACATGGTCTGCTAACATGTTTCCATCTCAGAATTTGCAGGAAAGACATATGACATTGATTATTTTCAGGGAGAACTTTGCTTAAAGTTTCAAAAATCAGTCAGAAATTTCAGCAATGACCTTGAGGCCAGCAAAGTTGGGCCTCACCAAGCCTTACTTCCATTATTTAGATCACTGAATAGGTGTGGATTCTGGAGTTTGGggataagacagaagagaaaggcaaGTGATTTTGCCTGACTCCACCTAGCTACTTAGACTACAATTCAGTTTGTGTAAGTGACTGGTCCCAGGGGGATTAGTGAACACAGCTAACTCTAGTGACTGTGTCTCTTGAACAACTTGGAATTTTCAGGTGAAGGCTGCATCAGTGGATCAGACACAGCCTCAGCTACCAATCAAGCTTTTAAGTCAGTAAGTAATCGTAgtaatcataaaaaaaataaacaattttcccAGTGTCTTTATGACAAAAAACACATGAGCTATTTTGGCAACCATTTCAATAGTCAAGAAAAACAGTTGGTAATTAATTCAACTTGAAAAGGTTACTAATCCTCAATCCATAAAAATACATTCTCACTGGGGAGTCCAACTTTTCATTGAGAAAGACTCCTCATCAATAAATAATGGGTTCTTCTTGGACTAATTACACTTCAGAGCTGAACAGTCTTCATGTTGTTTTTCTGTCAGAGTGGTAATGTTTTTCACTGGATATGCCTGTGCTCTGCCATCTGGTTCACTTTGTACACAGTAGATTTTTATGTTCGTGGCTATGGAATCCCATGCAGATATTAACTAAGGCAGATGGAGGTGAGTAGCTAGTCTGGTTTTCTACATAGGCATGAATCAAATAACAAAATGGATTATAATTGAAAAACATTGACTGTAAATAGGAAAGTCAATTGACTATCTTCTTTACATGCTAGCTAATTGAATTTCAACATCATTCTCTATAGAATTAACTGATTTGTCATTGTTAACACATGGAAATAGCCACATTTGTATGGATATTTATCTGAATAATCTCCTCATTTACTTAGTAAATCTGTCCTAGGCTCTGAGCTTCATGTTGTGAGTATTGTAGAAAACATGACAGAATGATCTATCCTTGAGCTTAGACACCTGGGAAAGAATCAACAGTAACAGTCAGTTGTGGgtgctaaaataataaatactagtAGACTAATGACAGAAATAATGAGCACAAATTAAGTGTTTCCACCTTCTCTCAAATGCCTTATCTCCTGGTTTGCCTTGGAATGTTTTATATGTCATACTCCCTCAACTCTGGGAAACCATTTGCTCTTACTAAGGAAAGTGTCAGGATCCTGTCACTCAAGCTTAAATGTATCACTGATGCTGTGTTTTGGAAATAGCTCCCATGTTGTTCACAGTTTGTATAAAAGTCACAGAGAAACATAAATGTAAAGCCTTTCCCCACCCCGCTGTGTCCTAATTGTTTACTTCCACAGGACAGAATTCAATTCCTTCAAGAGCCGTGGAGAGGAGTCTTTTCTGCTATAGTCATAGTTCTCTCAAATTACCATGAAAATGTGTCAGTAAAGTGCAGTCAAATGACAAAACTTGTTCCTTTGCATCTTAGTGACTAGCATCacggggctgggggagggggagttttCCCTGGTGCCAACCAAAGATGGAAACAATATGTGAAATGAggtgcatttttattattaaaatattctgcCCCTTTAAGATTTCTACTGCTCCTTATTGGGGATGAAAATACAACTCCTGAGTGCCCTGTAGCTGGAAAGTTGGTTTGGACTCCAACAGTTATTTCCATTGCAAGCACAATGAAATGGGTATACTTATGGAGACATGTACTTTTCACATAAGTCATTTAACTGCTGAACTGGGCTGTATCTGTGATTACTGCTGGGAAGAGGTACCTTGAACCCAAACTCTTCACTTTTCTGTATTCACCATTAGACAAATTTGGGTTTTTATTCTATCTTATTCCATGGGTAGCATAGAGTATAACTTGTTTACACACAAAATTTCACTTTGTATCAATTccatactaaaaagaaaaaaaaaagagctaagaTAATATCTCATGCTTTCAAACACTGGCTAATGACACTAAAATCAAAGTAAAGTCTGTGAGTCTGActttttttccatgaaaaaaaaaaaaaccaaatatattacTTCTGTATTTGATAATAATACATGTTTATCAATATTTTGAATGGAAAGTACAAATTCTATTATCTGTTCATTAATGGAAATTTTATTGTCCTTCTCAATTATGGACATGCCATTGATTCTGTGACTTTCCTAGACCTTCAGAACCTTTATTTATCtcatattaaaatgataaaattgctCAAAGCTAAGGTGTGACTCCAAAGCCCTCACTGTGCTTAAAATTAAGGAACCATTTGTAAATGGCCAGTTTAGTTTTGCCATAAGTCAAGTAAATTAAgaatatccttttaaaaaaaaaaataaaggagcaGTGTAGGGAGATAGGGAGATTTGGGGTGAACCAGACTAACAAAACTTTTGCCTTGTGGTGCAATGTaacagattcaaaaaaaaaaaaaaaaaagtaaagtaaaaccaaagcctttaacttaaaaaaaaaaaaagctacataaATAAGGCCTTGTTTTTAAACAAGGAAAGGAGCTTTTGCATCATCTGCTTTTGCCAATGGATGTTGTCCAATAGCTGGTAAACCCTTTGAGTTCAAAGGCCAGTATCCTCTCACCAAGTCAGGAAGTTGATAAAACACCAGATTCTCTAAGTCTCCTAGAGGAAACCCAGGAGAATGTGCTTCCCTAGAAGTGGCTGTGCAAATAGAGCTCCAGGAAGCCACAGGTCAGTTGGAGGTTCACACCTGACCTTTACAGCCAGTTCCCATCTCCTTTTGCTGCCTTGGGACACATGTGGAAAGTAATAAAGTCTTGACACAAGGAGTAATGCCGATATTATAATTCAGGACAAGTTTTATGAGGTTTCGATAGATGTAAGGTACTGAAGCATTTAACTTATTTGGTACCCACTATTGATCATAGGATGCGGAAGGAAGGTATCTATTATTCCACAGGCAAGGGATtataataccaaaaaaaaaaaaaaaaaaaagttaaagttgGATTGAGAACTGAGCTTGAAGTAGGCAAATCTAATCAGTTACTTCTTTTTATAGacttagggaaaagaaaaaaaacaattaaataaatgaagCAGAATGTGTTCTTTTGTCTTTCATCAAAAACCATTGACTTTAatgttgtttttttcccca
The DNA window shown above is from Arvicanthis niloticus isolate mArvNil1 chromosome 15, mArvNil1.pat.X, whole genome shotgun sequence and carries:
- the Gpr85 gene encoding putative G-protein coupled receptor 85: MANYSHAADNILQNLSPLTAFLKLTSLGFIIGVSVVGNLLISILLVKDKTLHRAPYYFLLDLCCSDILRSAICFPFVFNSVKNGSTWTYGTLTCKVIAFLGVLSCFHTAFMLFCISVTRYLAIAHHRFYTKRLTFWTCLAVICMVWTLSVAMAFPPVLDVGTYSFIREENQCTFQHRSFRANDSLGFMLLLALILLATQLVYLKLIFFVHDRRKMKPVQFVAAVSQNWTFHGPGASGQAAANWLAGFGRGPTPPTLLGIRQNANTTGRRRLLVLDEFKMEKRISRMFYIMTFLFLTLWGPYLVACYWRVFARGPVVPGGFLTAAVWMSFAQAGINPFVCIFSNRELRRSFSTTLLYCRKSRLPREPYCVI